Proteins found in one Mixophyes fleayi isolate aMixFle1 chromosome 8, aMixFle1.hap1, whole genome shotgun sequence genomic segment:
- the LOC142100093 gene encoding beta-1,3-galactosyltransferase 2-like, whose product MVQVMSIMCLQRKHHCCTSRLKLNTKRLVFHGIVSGCVTLAFLVFMLWTVNKYRRIVNTDNLQAHNSIHVQSLNTQTNDSALVENSEKSQDIHPFKYIINEPNKCQKKSPFLILLIATQTWQQEARQAIRQTWGKEDVLPGVHTLSLFLLGKDAALTIEAEQTLVSESQQYHDIIQQDFMDTYSNLTLKTLMGLDWVATYCPQVSYVMKTDSDMFVNTEYLITNLLKPDQPPRTKYFTGYLMRDFSPNRNTESKWYMSPDLYPGDRYPLFCSGTGYVFSGDLAEKILKISASIRILHLEDVYVGICLDKLGIPPVPPPKDSDFNHWKVSYSHCVYNRLVTSHQFEPKELLKCWHSLQQNKHICI is encoded by the coding sequence ATGGTTCAGGTTATGTCCATAATGTGCTTGCAAAGAAAACATCATTGCTGCACTTCAAGGTTGAAATTGAACACCAAGCGCTTAGTGTTCCATGGCATTGTATCAGGGTGTGTGACTTTGGCTTTCCTGGTCTTCATGTTATGGACTGTAAACAAATATAGGAGAATTGTTAATACAGATAACCTTCAAGCacataattctattcatgttcAATCTCTGAATACTCAAACAAATGATTCAGCTCTGGTGGAAAACTCTGAAAAATCTCAGGACATCCATCCCTTCAAATACATTATCAATGAGCCTAATAAATGTCAAAAGAAAAGTCCTTTTCTTATTCTGCTTATAGCAACACAAACTTGGCAACAAGAAGCTCGTCAAGCTATCAGACAAACATGGGGAAAGGAAGATGTGTTGCCTGGGGTCCATACTCTGAGTTTATTTTTATTAGGCAAAGATGCTGCGCTAACTATTGAAGCAGAACAGACTCTTGTGAGTGAAAGTCAGCAGTATCATGACATCATACAGCAGGATTTCATGGACACCTATAGCAACCTAACACTTAAGACTCTGATGGGCTTGGACTGGGTAGCAACGTACTGTCCACAAGTCTCATATGTCATGAAGACAGACAGTGACATGTTTGTTAATACAGAATATTTAATAACTAATCTACTGAAACCAGATCAACCACCAAGAACCAAATACTTTACAGGGTATTTAATGAGAGATTTTTCACCCAATCGTAAtacagagagtaaatggtacatGTCACCAGATTTGTACCCAGGTGATCGATACCCTTTGTTTTGCTCAGGAACTGGCTATGTATTCTCTGGAGACCTGGCAGAAAAAATACTTAAAATTTCTGCAAGCATTAGAATTCTTCACTTAGAGGATGTATATGTTGGCATATGTCTAGACAAACTGGGAATTCCACCTGTGCCCCCACCTAAGGATAGCGATTTTAACCACTGGAAAGTTAGCTATTCTCACTGTGTATACAACCGCTTAGTCACCTCCCACCAGTTTGAGCCAAAAGAACTGCTTAAATGCTGGCACAGTTTGCAACAGAATAAACATATCTGTATTTAA